From a region of the Geothrix sp. 21YS21S-2 genome:
- a CDS encoding aromatic amino acid hydroxylase, which produces MPTPETILPPHLARYVVPQDYGDYTPRDQAVWRHILTRLTAHLKDRAHPSYLEGLAAAGIGVEAIPSLEEMDARLATIGWRAVGVRGFIPPAVFTEMQSLGVLAIAADIRSADHIGYTPAPDIVHESAGHAPILADPHYAQYVKRCGVAGFKAIASREDQAVYEAVRHLSVVKEDPASSPEDAALAQARLAAAQASRTYVSESTRASRLYWWTAEYGLVGSLDDPRIYGAGILSSLGEAAHCLTPEVERVPLSLDCVDRDFDITTMQPRLYVARDFGHLFEVLDAFEATLSWKRGGLHGLREALRSGTVNHLVLDTGLEVTGRVARRVAGIVALDGPVQVSRGGRALGPPWLGQALVAFGSGALPETGAFALELPGGVRVSGFRLGGGEVIDLKGASGTGPLDLPSRALLFLAGKLPSVAGGPADAEAWDRHFGGGPPGDAERLARQRKAGSLPPDLAALYEEVATLRRRGEAAPERLREIRAALAAFPGDWLLAQEIEELLTPAASHELDDPEDP; this is translated from the coding sequence ATGCCCACCCCCGAAACCATCCTGCCCCCCCACCTGGCGCGCTACGTCGTGCCCCAGGACTACGGGGACTACACCCCCCGGGATCAGGCCGTGTGGCGGCACATCCTCACCCGGCTCACGGCCCACCTGAAGGACCGCGCCCATCCCAGCTACCTGGAGGGCCTGGCGGCCGCGGGCATCGGGGTGGAGGCGATCCCCAGCCTGGAGGAGATGGATGCGCGCCTGGCGACGATCGGATGGCGGGCGGTGGGGGTGCGGGGCTTCATCCCCCCGGCGGTCTTCACGGAGATGCAGAGCCTGGGCGTGCTGGCCATCGCCGCCGACATCCGCTCCGCCGACCACATCGGCTACACGCCGGCGCCCGACATCGTCCACGAGAGCGCGGGCCACGCGCCCATCCTCGCGGACCCGCACTACGCCCAATACGTGAAACGCTGCGGGGTCGCGGGCTTCAAGGCCATCGCCAGCCGGGAGGACCAGGCGGTGTACGAGGCGGTGCGTCACCTGAGCGTCGTGAAGGAGGACCCCGCCAGCTCCCCGGAGGACGCGGCCCTCGCCCAGGCGCGGCTCGCGGCGGCCCAGGCCAGCCGGACCTACGTGAGCGAGAGCACCCGGGCCAGCCGCCTCTACTGGTGGACCGCGGAGTACGGCCTCGTGGGGAGCCTGGACGACCCGCGCATCTACGGCGCCGGCATCCTCAGCTCCCTGGGCGAGGCCGCGCACTGCCTCACGCCGGAGGTGGAGAGGGTCCCCCTCTCCTTGGACTGCGTGGACCGGGACTTCGACATCACCACCATGCAGCCCCGGCTCTACGTCGCCCGGGACTTCGGGCATCTCTTCGAGGTGCTGGACGCGTTCGAGGCCACCCTCAGCTGGAAGCGGGGCGGCCTCCACGGGCTCCGGGAGGCCCTGCGCTCGGGTACCGTCAACCACCTCGTGCTGGACACGGGCCTGGAGGTCACGGGACGGGTGGCGCGCCGGGTGGCGGGCATCGTGGCCCTGGACGGGCCGGTCCAGGTATCGAGGGGCGGGCGGGCCCTGGGTCCGCCGTGGCTGGGGCAGGCCCTGGTGGCCTTCGGCTCGGGCGCGCTGCCGGAGACGGGGGCCTTCGCCCTGGAGCTGCCCGGCGGGGTGCGGGTGTCCGGGTTCCGGCTGGGCGGGGGCGAGGTCATCGACCTCAAGGGCGCCTCCGGGACCGGGCCCCTGGACCTGCCCTCCCGGGCGCTGCTCTTCCTGGCGGGAAAGCTGCCCAGCGTGGCAGGCGGTCCGGCCGATGCCGAGGCCTGGGACCGCCACTTCGGGGGCGGACCCCCGGGCGACGCCGAGCGTCTGGCGCGCCAGCGCAAGGCCGGGTCCCTGCCGCCGGACCTGGCGGCCCTCTACGAGGAGGTGGCAACCCTGCGCAGGCGCGGGGAGGCCGCCCCGGAGCGCCTGCGGGAGATCCGGGCCGCGCTGGCGGCCTTCCCCGGGGACTGGCTCCTGGCCCAGGAGATCGAGGAACTTCTCACCCCCGCCGCCTCACATGAACTCGACGACCCGGAGGATCCATGA
- a CDS encoding 4a-hydroxytetrahydrobiopterin dehydratase — protein sequence MTWTEKDNRLVREIRTPDFMTSFNIVSRLVAPAEAMNHHPDVAFGWGYVRITLTTHDAGHVTDKDRTLAARFDEAVKPFGV from the coding sequence ATGACCTGGACCGAGAAGGACAACAGGCTCGTGCGGGAGATCCGCACACCCGATTTCATGACGTCGTTCAACATCGTGAGCCGTCTGGTGGCGCCCGCCGAGGCCATGAACCACCATCCGGACGTCGCCTTTGGGTGGGGCTACGTGCGCATCACCCTCACCACCCACGACGCCGGGCACGTGACGGACAAGGACCGCACCCTGGCGGCCCGCTTCGACGAGGCGGTCAAGCCGTTCGGAGTGTAG
- a CDS encoding methionyl-tRNA formyltransferase yields MRAAFLGTPAAAVPVLRALAGARDVAAVFCNPDRPQGRGRHLEAPPVKRAALELGLPVHQPLSWKDPATREAWEALGVDLAVVVAYGHILPRWMLDGCRLGAWNLHFSLLPRWRGAAPVNHAILAGDPETGVGLMRITPGLDEGPVLAQTRRPIGLGDTADTLLEALAADAADLLLEHLPALEAGTAAPVPQDGAGATVASKLNKAMALLDPRLPALTLHRQVRGLHPWPGAELPFRDTTLKVCAVGGLRPDGAPAGTLAWNREGAWLTAGDGTALELTLLQRPGKPVQPAAQALQPWGASGSGSTLRTA; encoded by the coding sequence GTGCGCGCGGCCTTCCTGGGAACCCCGGCGGCGGCCGTCCCGGTCCTGCGGGCCCTGGCGGGCGCCAGGGACGTGGCGGCGGTCTTCTGCAACCCGGACAGGCCCCAGGGGCGCGGCCGCCACCTGGAGGCCCCGCCCGTCAAGCGCGCGGCGCTGGAGCTGGGCCTTCCGGTCCACCAGCCCCTCTCCTGGAAGGATCCCGCCACCCGGGAGGCCTGGGAGGCGCTGGGCGTCGACCTGGCGGTGGTGGTGGCCTACGGGCACATCCTGCCCCGGTGGATGCTGGACGGCTGCCGGCTGGGGGCGTGGAACCTCCACTTCTCCCTCCTGCCCCGCTGGCGGGGGGCCGCCCCGGTGAACCACGCCATCCTCGCCGGCGATCCGGAGACGGGCGTGGGCCTCATGCGCATCACCCCCGGCCTGGACGAGGGTCCCGTGCTGGCCCAGACCCGGCGCCCCATCGGCCTGGGCGACACCGCCGACACCCTCCTGGAGGCCCTGGCCGCGGACGCGGCGGACCTCCTCCTGGAGCACCTCCCCGCCCTGGAGGCGGGCACCGCCGCCCCCGTCCCCCAGGACGGCGCCGGCGCCACGGTGGCCTCCAAGCTGAACAAGGCCATGGCCCTCCTGGATCCGCGGCTGCCCGCCCTGACCCTGCACCGGCAGGTGCGCGGCCTCCATCCCTGGCCCGGGGCGGAACTGCCCTTCCGGGACACGACCCTCAAGGTCTGCGCCGTGGGGGGCCTGCGGCCGGACGGGGCCCCGGCGGGCACCCTGGCCTGGAACCGGGAGGGCGCCTGGCTCACGGCCGGGGACGGCACCGCCCTGGAGCTGACCCTCCTGCAGCGCCCCGGCAAGCCGGTGCAGCCCGCGGCCCAGGCCCTGCAGCCCTGGGGCGCCTCGGGATCGGGCTCTACACTCCGAACGGCTTGA
- the def gene encoding peptide deformylase — translation MAVRPVLTWGDPRLKINSSDVGDWTPELDQLVADLFETTYAEEGLGIAAPQVGVNLNIAVIDTSCGADPSARIVLINPEVVKEEGSQVGPEGCLSIPGIHEVLERPMKVWVKTRTAQGDWVELQGEELLARAFCHEIDHLRGRLFVEYFGPVKRQIIQRKYAKSRA, via the coding sequence ATGGCCGTACGACCAGTGCTCACCTGGGGCGATCCCAGGTTGAAGATAAATTCAAGTGATGTGGGGGATTGGACGCCCGAGCTGGATCAGCTGGTGGCCGATCTCTTCGAGACGACGTACGCCGAGGAGGGGCTGGGCATCGCCGCTCCCCAGGTCGGCGTGAATCTCAATATCGCCGTCATCGACACGTCCTGCGGCGCGGACCCCTCCGCCCGGATCGTCCTGATCAATCCGGAAGTGGTGAAGGAGGAGGGCTCCCAGGTCGGGCCCGAGGGCTGCCTGTCCATCCCCGGCATCCACGAGGTCCTGGAACGGCCCATGAAGGTGTGGGTGAAGACCCGCACCGCCCAGGGCGACTGGGTGGAGCTGCAGGGCGAGGAGCTGCTGGCCCGGGCCTTCTGCCACGAGATCGACCACCTGCGGGGCCGGCTCTTCGTGGAGTACTTCGGACCCGTCAAGCGCCAGATCATCCAGCGGAAGTACGCGAAGTCGAGGGCCTGA
- a CDS encoding peptidylprolyl isomerase: MLRNFRQVFKGNQTPMAVVMMVVLLGLVAYLAPSGASSAAPDNVLARVYGRDVLKRDVDSMIGQYLKRMGKQANIETLMPMLQNQALDSLISNQLRLELAERHDIVVTDAEVRAALEARLRSIPLFLNDNGQLKDSADINSVLRENGTSLKQWEIELSSELSLRKLVGQAASRVPVDQAWVDLENRVRNEKISYEFVTAAPDPSGIADPGEAKLQAFLKDSGARFQEGPRRILAYVAVDQASLGLAPVDDAKVKALYDGRKAQYTELKASHILFKAENESQVGEAFKKAAELRVKLLAGQDFAKAAEAFSEDPSAKGKGGDLGWFAPGQMVKPFTDAAAALKTGEISQPVKTQFGVHLIRLEGRREKPFESVKEELRAQITRDTFAAKAKDKLEQLRKRAGERGDLAAPARNLGLKIATSKPLTANDAAGLEGLPGSQGLAGEAFRLEVGQVSKVRMAGGSYVVFRVQEELPVAVPPLADIKAKVLEAWKLEEARTALKAKAAQAAGDLKALGTPESKDGVTIQSLAELGQHPAIRKALLETPAGKATPACWTPDGKLWVARIKERTPAASLTFETRRTLVEALQTGVAEKLLTAELVTLAEQGRKRPGFSSLYGRFGGIWRNEEALKRMGSDVPDAPDFE, from the coding sequence ATGCTTCGCAATTTCCGCCAAGTGTTCAAAGGCAACCAGACCCCCATGGCCGTGGTCATGATGGTGGTGCTGCTAGGCCTTGTGGCCTACCTCGCGCCGAGCGGGGCCAGCTCGGCCGCTCCGGACAACGTCCTGGCGCGGGTCTATGGACGGGACGTGCTGAAGCGGGACGTGGACTCCATGATCGGGCAGTACCTCAAGCGCATGGGCAAGCAGGCCAACATCGAGACCCTCATGCCCATGCTGCAGAACCAGGCCCTGGACAGCCTCATCAGCAACCAGCTCCGGCTGGAGCTGGCCGAGCGCCACGACATCGTCGTCACCGACGCCGAGGTGCGCGCGGCCCTGGAGGCCCGGCTCCGCAGCATCCCCCTCTTCCTGAACGACAACGGCCAGCTCAAGGACTCCGCGGACATCAACTCCGTCCTGCGCGAGAACGGCACCTCCCTCAAGCAGTGGGAGATCGAACTGTCGAGTGAGCTCAGCCTGCGCAAGCTGGTGGGCCAGGCCGCCTCCCGCGTGCCCGTCGACCAGGCGTGGGTGGACCTCGAGAACCGCGTCCGCAACGAGAAGATCAGCTACGAGTTCGTCACCGCCGCTCCCGATCCCTCCGGGATCGCGGATCCCGGGGAGGCCAAGCTGCAGGCCTTCCTCAAGGACTCCGGCGCCCGCTTCCAGGAGGGCCCCCGCAGGATCCTCGCCTACGTGGCCGTGGACCAGGCCTCCCTGGGCCTCGCGCCCGTGGACGACGCCAAGGTCAAGGCCCTGTACGACGGCCGCAAGGCGCAGTACACCGAGCTCAAGGCCAGCCACATCCTCTTCAAGGCCGAGAATGAATCCCAGGTCGGTGAGGCCTTCAAGAAGGCCGCCGAGCTGCGCGTCAAGCTCCTGGCCGGCCAGGACTTCGCCAAGGCCGCCGAGGCCTTCAGCGAGGATCCCAGCGCCAAGGGCAAGGGCGGCGACCTGGGGTGGTTCGCCCCCGGCCAGATGGTCAAGCCCTTCACCGACGCCGCGGCGGCCCTGAAGACCGGCGAGATCAGCCAGCCCGTGAAGACCCAGTTCGGCGTCCACCTCATCCGCCTGGAAGGCCGGCGCGAGAAGCCCTTCGAGTCCGTCAAGGAGGAGCTGCGCGCCCAGATCACCCGCGACACCTTCGCCGCCAAGGCCAAGGACAAGCTGGAGCAGCTCCGTAAGCGCGCCGGCGAACGCGGCGACCTCGCCGCCCCCGCCCGGAACCTGGGCCTCAAGATCGCCACCAGCAAGCCCCTCACCGCCAACGACGCCGCGGGCCTGGAAGGGCTGCCCGGCAGCCAGGGCCTGGCCGGGGAGGCCTTCCGCCTCGAGGTGGGCCAGGTCTCCAAGGTGCGCATGGCCGGCGGCTCCTACGTGGTCTTCCGCGTGCAGGAGGAGCTCCCCGTCGCCGTTCCCCCCCTCGCCGACATCAAGGCCAAGGTCCTGGAGGCCTGGAAGCTCGAGGAGGCCCGCACCGCCCTCAAGGCCAAGGCCGCCCAGGCCGCTGGCGACCTGAAGGCCCTGGGCACCCCCGAAAGCAAGGACGGCGTCACCATCCAGAGCCTGGCCGAACTGGGCCAGCACCCCGCCATCCGCAAGGCCCTCCTGGAGACCCCCGCCGGCAAGGCCACGCCCGCCTGCTGGACCCCCGACGGCAAGCTCTGGGTCGCCCGCATCAAGGAGCGCACCCCCGCGGCATCCCTCACCTTCGAGACCCGCCGCACCCTGGTGGAGGCCCTCCAGACCGGCGTGGCCGAGAAGCTGCTCACCGCCGAGCTGGTGACCCTGGCCGAGCAGGGCCGCAAGCGCCCCGGCTTCAGCTCCCTCTACGGCCGCTTCGGCGGCATCTGGAGGAACGAGGAAGCCCTCAAGCGCATGGGCAGCGACGTTCCGGACGCCCCCGACTTCGAATAG